The Coccidioides posadasii str. Silveira chromosome 3, complete sequence genome contains a region encoding:
- a CDS encoding uncharacterized protein (EggNog:ENOG410PXXT), whose product MDLPATSVGPQVEFQDEKRQMLLGKLKDTLDCTVSPTAWACLWLSDISTLEEKVAPVNPSQLEINRSFLENFDLGVIGRQWSQRHRSKSTTSSPRSTPSVRSKASLPSTPLQQLARSDQPEAQESELQPATSVTMITTPTRGVKCKVGDVETKPTMSKRMRGDNEPRSIIAKEECRRRDGALCILTKYPDPIDVAHIFPFSMGSDKQDKSFWNLLKIFWSQERVDAWYNAVFQRGTEVLENLMCFAPHVHRWHTKGLFALQPVKMSEDGKCLTLKFYWLPRRSTSVEMDIMDTPSIPEDLTGLPRNLKAWNVITERKICSGDEIHLETPDPDNLPLPDVRILDMQWVLQRLMALSGAAEPCDNYLNDDDDEEGDPVSVEGSQIDEDDYG is encoded by the exons ATGGATCTACCCGCCACCTCTGTTGGACCACAGGTTGAATTTCAGGATGAGAAACGTCAGATGCTGCTGGGTAAATTGAAAGACACTCTGGATTGTACCGTGTCTCCAACGGCCTGGGCTTGTCTATGGCTTTCCGATATCTCGACtctggaagaaaaagtgGCGCCAGTTAACCCTTCCCAGCTCGAGATCAACCGGTCCTTCCTCGAGAACTTTGACCTTGGCGTAATAGGCCGCCAGT GGTCTCAACGGCACCGCTCGAAATCGACCACGTCAAGTCCTCGATCCACTCCCTCAGTACGATCCAAAGCCTCTTTGCCATCGACCCCACTGCAACAGTTGGCGAGAAGCGACCAACCAGAGGCGCAGGAATCTGAATTGCAGCCCGCAACATCAGTAACAATGATCACCACTCCAACTCGCGGTGTGAAGTGTAAAGTGGGGGACGTCGAGACCAAACCGACAATGTCGAAAAGAATGCGGGGGGATAATGAGCCTCGATCGATCATCGCCAAAGAAGAA TGCCGCAGAAGAGATGGGGCCTTGTGCATTCTGACAAAGTATCCGGACCCCATTGATGTCGCCCATATCTTTCCCTTCTCTATGGGCAGTGACAAGCAGGATAAGAGCTTTTGGAACTTACTCAAAATTTTCTGGTCCCAAGAACGTGTCGATGCATGGTACAATGCGGTTTTCCAGCGAGGAACCGAAGTTTTAGAAAACCTGATGTGTTTCGCTCCACACGTGCATCGCTGGCATACAAAAGGACTCTTCGCTCTACAGCCTGTGAAAATGTCTGAAGACGGTAAATGTCTGACACTGAAATTTTACTGGCTCCCAAGGCGTTCAACTTCGGTTGAAATGGACATCATGGACACCCCTTCCATTCCCGAGGATCTCACTGGACTGCCCCGGAACCTCAAAGCCTGGAATGTGATCACCGAACGCAAAATCTGTTCAGGCGACGAAATACACCTCGAAACACCCGATCCGGATAATCTCCCTTTGCCAGATGTGCGGATACTAGACATGCAGTGGGTGTTGCAGCGTCTCATGGCATTAAGTGGAGCCGCTGAGCCTTGTGACAATTACCTCaacgatgacgacgatgaggAGGGAGACCCTGTGAGCGTTGAGGGCTCACAAATCGACGAGGACGATTATGGATGA
- a CDS encoding uncharacterized protein (EggNog:ENOG410PNDK~COG:U~BUSCO:10791at33183): MSEGGDDAPPRLESLQRARSWIPSVPAPIKRVFDKFPLKTYPANAIPSRSLPDSSEHRLYVFSNARGCKQSAPSHNPQCLKWQAYLKFSGIRFRIISSNNHASPTGSLPFLLPGAQSSGSSEALNPIPSNKLQRWTDEQLGIKEEEPTDMRFDAYSSLLDHRLRNAWLYTLYLDPLNFSSVARKLYVNPFTANFLVRMAIATELQDAARKELLKRSPYIDVDDLMAEANNAFESLSILLGSNLFFFNRETPGLFDASVFAYTHLILDEKLGWKHNPLEMHLRRYSNLVKHRQRLLEAYF, translated from the exons ATGTCGGAAGGAGGCGATGATGCACCTCCAAGACTAGAGTCCCTTCAACGAGCCAGGTCATGGATTCCCTCAGTCCCTGCACCCATCAAGCGCGTTTTCGACAAGTTTCCTCTTAAAACATACCCGGCGAACGCGATTCCTTCCCGATCACTACCGGACTCCAGCGAACATCGTTTATATGTGTTCTCAAATGCGCGGGGCTGCAAACAGTCCGCTCCCTCGCATAATCCCCAGTGTCTTAAATGGCAG GCCTACCTAAAATTCTCTGGGATAAGATTTCGGATAATTTCCTCAAATAATCATGCCTCTCCTACCGGATCtcttcctttccttctccCCGGCGCCCAATCGAGTGGGTCGAGTGAAGCGTTAAACCCCATACCATCTAACAAGCTGCAAAGATGGACAGATGAGCAATTAGGCATTAAGGAAGAGGAACCGACTGACATGCGCTTTGACGCATACTCTTCACTTCTGGACCATCGCCTACGAAATGCCTGG CTTTACACCTTGTATCTAGATCCCTTGAATTTCAGCTCCGTCGCGCGCAAGCTTTATGTCAACCCCTTCACTGCGAATTTCCTTGTACGAATGGCCATAGCCACAGAATTACAGGATGCTGCGAGAAAAGAGCTTCTAAAACGTTCGCCTTATATTGATGTCGATGACTTAATGGCAGAGGCCAACAATGCGTTCGAATCCCTATCTATCCTGCTGGGAAGTAACTTGTTTTTTTTCAACAGAGAAACTCCTGGTTTATTCGACGCGAGTGTTTTCGCATATACTCATTTGATATTGGATGAAAAGCTCGGGTGGAAACATAATCCCCTAGAAATGCACTTGAGGCGATACAGCAACCTTGTGAAGCATCGACAACGACTACTAGAAGCATACTTCTAG
- a CDS encoding uncharacterized protein (EggNog:ENOG410PN8M~COG:S), whose translation MVSMVSNSALPASLSPPREIKYLDTIEAYDQWAEVYDTDGNFLQRLDTLELQTLLHFFLSQVNSAESPPKIIDLGCGTGRNTLSLIRAGAENLRIIGLEPSNKMLDVARKKTAEYFVEALRFDPNEAKDRVSFETYNLLKEPIPPLSAFGANGVISTLVLEHVTLKEFFKAVATMLRPGGVLLLTNMHSEMGRISQAGFVHPETGVKIRPTSYSHTVAETLEEANIAGFELVGELKESSIDEELAEKLGPRAKKWIGVRVWYGGCFRKK comes from the exons ATGGTATCCATGGTTTCCAATTCCGCCTTGCCTGCATCGCTTTCTCCTCCCCGAGAAATCAAATACCTTGACACAATCGAGGCATATGACCAATGGGCAGAG GTTTACGACACAGATGGAAACTTTCTCCAGCGTCTTGACACGTTGGAACTGCAAACTCTACTCCATTTCTTCCTTTCCCAAGTTAATAGCGCTGAATCTCCACCGAAAATCATCGACTTAGGTTGCGGGACAGGGAGAAATACTCTCTCACTCATCCGTGCTGGTGCGGAGAATCTGAGAATTATAGGACTTGAACCGTCAAATAAGATGCTGGACGTTGCTCGTAAGAAGACCGCCGAATATTTCGTAGAGGCACTTCGTTTCGATCCTAACGAGGCGAAGGATAGAGTTTCGTTTGAGacatataatctcttgaaggAACCCATTCCGCCACTGTCGGCGTTTGGGGCCAATGGTGTCATCTCGACTTTGGTGTTGGAACATGTCACCCTCAAAGAATTCTTCAAGGCCGTTGCTACCATGCTGAGGCCGGGAGGAGTTTTATTGTTGACGAATATGCATTCTGAGATGGGACGGATAAGTCAGGCCGGGTTTGTGCATCCAGAAACTGGGGTTAAAATCAGGCCAACAAGTTATTCGCATACGGTAGCAGAAACCCTCGAAGAGGCGAATATAGCTGGATTTGAATTGGTTGGAGAATTGAAGGAAAGCAGCATAGACGAAGAGTTGGCGGAGAAGCTGGGACCACGCGCGAAAAAATGGATTGGAGTGCGGGTCTGGTATGGTGGCTGCTTTAGGAAGAAATGA
- a CDS encoding uncharacterized protein (antiSMASH:Cluster_3.1~EggNog:ENOG410PKM8~COG:S~BUSCO:11772at33183) translates to MEALLAHSFDYLSSYDQTKIRKGLRQVEGLLAQICLSRSKVSASEKRRSMITLGAAPPLPKSLSELCDDPAFREFYKLQEGFQWNVALRLISCLEHLLGRGSNGANDLLIIAALDLIQGVLLLHPPSRALFAREVYMNLLLDLLEPANCPAIQSCTLLTLVTALLDNPANTRTFEELDGLLTITSLFKLRSTSREVKLKLVEFLYFYLMPEAPSSPSAGSNAGILAPPKGGGKFSRSTNGAGDTGRDGAAQDTKTTEEKQALLGKYLSNVEDLVEDLKETAPFGGTVY, encoded by the exons ATGGAGGCACTTCTAGCGCATTCTTTTGACTATCTATCATCGTATGATCAGACTAAGATTCGCAAAGGGCTGCGTCAAGTCGAAGGCCTACTTGCGCAAATATGTTTATCAAGATCAAAAGTATCAGCATCGGAAAAGCGACGGTCGATGATTACCCTAGGAGCCGCGCCCCCTCTGCCCAAATCCTTGAGTGAACTCTGCGACGACCCGGCGTTTAGGGAGTTTTATAAGCTGCAGGAAGGGTTTCAGTGGAAtg TTGCATTACGATTAATTTCGTGCCTTGAACACCTCCTAGGTCGCGGGAGCAATGGTGCTAACGACCTCTTGATTATTGCTGCTCTGGATTTAATACAAGGTGTCTTGCTCCTTCACCCACCATCTCGTGCTCTATTCGCCAGGGAAGTTTACATGAATCTTCTCCTCGACCTCCTCGAGCCCGCCAACTGCCCCGCAATTCAGTCATGTACCCTCCTTACACTCGTCACCGCTCTCCTTGACAACCCCGCGAACACACGGACGTTTGAAGAGCTTGATGGCCTTTTGACCATTACATCGCTGTTCAAACTGCGCTCTACGTCGCGTGAGGTTAAGCTGAAACTCGTTGAGTTTCTATATTTTTACCTTATGCCCGAAGCACCCTCGAGCCCTTCGGCAGGGTCAAATGCGGGAATCCTGGCTCCACCAAAGGGCGGGGGTAAGTTCTCGAGGAGTACAAATGGAGCTGGGGATACTGGACGCGACGGCGCGGCCCAAGACACGAAAACCACGGAGGAAAAGCAAGCACTACTGGGGAAATATCTAAGCAACGTTGAAGATCTCGTGGAAGATTTAAAAGAAACTGCACCGTTTGGCGGGACGGTGTACTAG
- a CDS encoding uncharacterized protein (antiSMASH:Cluster_3.1~SMCOG1169:sugar transport protein~EggNog:ENOG410PIU9~COG:G~TransMembrane:10 (o154-175i187-205o211-233i245-268o274-297i409-428o440-460i467-485o505-525i537-556o)~BUSCO:2573at33183) — protein sequence MADKEAIRHDSVSGFDRRESVAAMSQNLTGEIRNPLSDIPKDQLLRDVENFASKKNMTDILPLLQKGALVAQNPADFENIPELDESDREALRNEVTHRWRHPWALYYTIGLNSIAAAIQGWDQTGSNGANLSFPVEFNIPDSGCSDEALCDRNAWIVGFVNSIPYISIALFAGWLSDPINDWIGRRGTIFIAAIFSLLAPIGSAVTQNWPQLVVCRIMLGIGMGLKEVTVPVFSAENTPANVRGGLVMSWQVWTAFGIFLGTCANLAVVNVGAITWRLQLGSAFIPAVPLVLGIYFCPESPRWLLKKGKYAQAYASLLRLRNTPLQAARDLYYVHAQLVHEEVVLEESGLSKKNNMLTRFIELFTIPRIRRATQASGIVMIAQQMCGINIIAFYSASIFEQAGASNIEALLASFGYGLINFLFAWPAVWTIDTFGRRGLLLFTFPQMFWTLLAAGMCFFIPESSKAHLGLIAFFIYLFAAFYSPGEGPVPFTYSAEVFPLSHREIGMSWAVATNNFWASVLALTFKRLIRAFTPPGAFGFYAGLNIVALILIFLFLPETKQRTLEELDYVFAVPTRTHAKYQLTKVLPWWFKRYILMRKHAVCPELYHLDAPGHVNQRREKHAGVSKA from the exons ATGGCTGACAAGGAAGCTATTCG CCATGACTCTGTCAGCGGCTTTGACCGCCGGGAGAGCGTTGCAGCAATGTCTCAAAACCTTACTGGGGA GATTCGAAATCCCTTGAGCGACATCCCAAAGGACCAATTGCTCAGAGATGTTGAAAATTTTGCAAGCAAAAAGAACATGACCGATATCCTGCCACTCCTCCAAAAGGGAGCATTGGTAGCCCAAAATCCGGCCGACTTCGAGAACATCCCCGAGCTTGATGAGTCCGATCGGGAGGCTCTGCGCAATGAAGTGACCCATCGCTGGAGACACCCATGGGCTCTGTACTACACCATCGGCCTTAACTCCATCGCAGCAGCTATTCAAGGTTGGGATCAGACAG GCTCCAACGGTGCCAATCTCTCCTTCCCGGTTGAATTTAATATCCCCGACTCAGGATGTTCCGATGAGGCACTCTGCGATCGGAatgcatggattgtgggattTGTCAACTCGATTCCCTACATTTCTATCGCTCTGTT CGCTGGCTGGCTTTCGGATCCTATCAATGACTGGATCGGCCGTCGAGGCACTATCTTTATCGCCGCGATTTTCAGTCTTCTCGCTCCAATCGGATCTGCTGTCACGCAGAATTGGCCGCAACTTGTTGTCTGCCGTATTATGCTGGGGATCGGTATGGGTCTGAAAGAGGTCACTGTTCCAGTCTTCTCCGCAGAGAATACGCCTGCCAATGTTCGTGGTGGTCTTGTCATGTCGTGGCAAGTATGGACGGCGTTCGGAATTTTCCTAGGAACTTGCGCAAACCTGGCTGTTGTCAACGTTGGAGCAATCACCTGGCGACTGCAGTTGGGCTCTGCGTTCATTCCAGCTGTGCCTCTCGTGCTAGGTATCTATTTCTGCCCAGAATCACCTCGTTGGCTCCTCAAGAAAGGCAAGTATGCACAAGCATACGCGTCCCTTCTTCGACTCCGTAATACCCCCCTGCAAGCCGCCAGAGATCTTTATTATGTTCATGCTCAGCTCGTTCATGAAGAAGTCGTTCTTGAAGAATCTGGcctttcaaagaaaaacaataTGCTCACGCGGTTCATTGAACTGTTTACTATCCCCCGCATCCGACGTGCAACTCAGGCTTCGGGTATTGTCATGATCGCCCAACAAATGTGTGGAA TCAATATCATCGCTTTTTATTCCGCTTCCATTTTTGAACAAGCCGGGGCTTCCAACATCGAAGCTCTTCTTGCTTCGTTCGGATATGGCCTGATAAATTTCCTCTTCGCCTGGCCGGCAGTGTGGACTATCGACACATTTGGCCGTCGAGGACTCCTCCTCTTCACCTTCCCTCAAATGTTCTGGACACTACTGGCTGCCGGAATGTGTTTCTTCATCCCAGAAAGCAGCAAGGCCCATCTCGGCCTCATCGCCTTCTTCATTTACCTCTTCGCGGCCTTCTACTCCCCGGGTGAGGGTCCAGTTCCCTTCACCTACTCTGCTGAAGTCTTCCCGCTGTCCCATCGTGAAATCGGTATGTCTTGGGCTGTGGCAACAAATAACTTTTGGGCGTCCGTGCTCGCACTCACCTTTAAACGTTTGATCCGAGCGTTCACACCGCCTGGTGCATTCGGTTTCTACGCTGGTCTGAACATTGTAGCGCTAATCCTCATTTTCCTCTTCCTGCCTGAGACGAAGCAGCGTACCCTCGAAGAACTTGATTACGTCTTTGCCGTGCCGACGCGAACCCACGCAAAGTACCAGCTCACCAAGGTGCTTCCATGGTGGTTCAAGAGGTATATCTTGATGAGAAAGCACGCTGTCTGTCCTGAGTTGTACCACTTGGATGCGCCTGGACATGTGAACCAGCGTAGAGAGAAGCATGCAGGTGTATCCAAGGCCTGA